A single genomic interval of Fusarium verticillioides 7600 chromosome 8, whole genome shotgun sequence harbors:
- a CDS encoding Ca2+:H+ antiporter yields the protein MPRERSSSRSHRHRSYNSPDMRQVSSDDHTLPVPNTYSEHKRGEKRNRSNGKMSRYIKPAGESGRKGFHPIHFSKISFRSTSRASLLCNFLWPFVPAAIAVRYAMPDNHTTIFALAYIAMVPCANLIGFAGQELSRKLPHVLGVLLEITIGSIVEIILFMVLLSKDMFFVIKAAIMGSILATMLLCLGACFFVGGLLKEEQEFNEAISEAGSGLLLTAGVVLALPTVFEYGVGNGEPLTAANLDHKTLQISRIISVLLIIAYLVYVFYQARTHHGIYAAVFEQDEHNDRDKHKDQAKAKLTLTECIIALVISVGLVAWTAVILVMQIEYVIERGDVSDAFMGLILVPLVEKLAEHLTAIDEAWDNQINLAMSHVLGATLQTALFNAPLAVVVSWGLNKGLDLNFAVFDLVMLILAILTVGRFLQDQKSNYLEGFLLIVLYVAIAVAAYYYPNPTGHGSEGAAESSSEGGH from the exons ATGCCTCGAGAGCGCTCCTCTTCGCGCTCCCACCGACATCGCTCATACAACTCTCCCGACATGCGACAAGTCTCATCCGACGACCATACTCTCCCAGTTCCAAACACATATAGCGAACacaagagaggagagaaaagaaaccGCAGCAACGGCAAAATGTCTCGATATATCAAGCCTGCGGGCGAGAGTGGCCGAAAGGGCTTCCATCCCATTCACTTTTCCAAGATCTCGTTCAGATCAACCAGTCGAGCAAGTTTGCTTTGCAACTTCCTCTGGCCTTTCGTCCCTGCTGCTATTGCTGTTCGCT ATGCTATGCCCGACAATCATACCACTATTTTCGCACTGGCCTATATCGCCATGGTACCGTGTGCCAACTTGATCGGATTTGCGGGCCAGGAGCTTTCACGAAAGCTGCCTCATGTCTTGGGAGTCCTTCTCGAGATCAC CATTGGGTCTATCGTTGAAATTATTCTTTTTATGgttcttctttccaaggACATGTTTTTCGTTATCAAGGCTGCCATCATGGGTTCAATTCTTGCTACCATGCTACTCTGCCTCGGTGCTTGCTTTTTCGTCGGTGGGTTGCTgaaagaagagcaagaattcAACGAAGCTATCAGTGAAGCTGGAAGCGGACTACTTCTAACTGC TGGTgttgtccttgcccttccCACTGTCTTCGAGTACGGTGTTGGCAATGGCGAGCCCCTTACCGCCGCAAACCTCGACCACAAGACACTCCAAATCTCGCGCATCATCTCAGTTCTTCTGATCATCGCCTACCTTGTATATGTTTTTTATCAGGCTCGAACTCACCATGGTATCTACGCTGCTGTATTCGAACAGGATGAGCACAATGATCGAGACAAGCACAAGGACCAAGCAAAGGCCAAGCTCACCCTCACTGAGTGCATCATCGCTTTGGTCATTTCCGTAGGCCTTGTTGCGTGGACGGCGGTTATTCTCGTCATGCAGATCGAATATGTCATCGAAAGGGGCGATGTCAGTGACGCATTCATGGGTCTTATTCTAGTTCCACTTGTTGAGAAACTGGCGGAGCACTTGACTGCCATCGATGAGGCCTGGGATAACCAGATCAATCTGGCAATGTCCCACGTGCTTGGGGCTACATTACAAACTGCTCTCTTCAACGCTCCTCTTGCCGTCGTTGTCAGCTGGGGCCTcaacaagggtcttgatcTCAACTTTGCAGTTTTCGACCTCGTTATGctcatcctcgccattcTGACCGTTGGTAGATTCCTTCAAGATCAGAAGAGCAACTACCTGGAAGGTTTTCTGCTCATCGTTCTTTACGTTGCAATCGCCGTTGCAGCATACTACTATCCAAACCCAACTGGCCATGGATCTGAGGGAGCCGCTGAAAGTAGTTCTGAGGGTGGACATTGA
- a CDS encoding nitrate reductase [NADPH], translating to METSTTTTTTLLQQGKIPENSEPIPAHIHTHSLPPTPPGTAKPSRIGSYHDLQELSSIESPCLDHIKPYPLPPKCSPKSVLKEDLKTPDNFVERDPRLIRLTGVHPFNVEAPLSDLYDEGFLTSENLHYVRNHGHVPRCEDDDILDWEFEISGLVENPIKMNVRDLINEYQQLTYPVTFVCAGNRRKEQNIVRKTKGFSWGAAGLSTALWTGVAIGDLLATAKPKRGARFVCFEGADKLPNGYYGTSIKLNWCMDPNRGVMVAHKMNGKTLHPDHGKPVRIVIPGQIGGRSIKWLKKITVTQEPSDNWYHIYDNRVLPTMISPEESANLPEVWKDEKYAIYDLSTNSAICYPAHEEKVPFTGAPASYKVRGYAYGGGGRRITRVEVTLDKGRSWRLANIRYPEDDYRNAPEGDTLYGGRVDMWWRETSFCWCFWDLDIPLDELKSADDIMMRAMDESMNVQPRDMYWSVLGMMNNPWFRIVIHKEDDALRFEHPTHATLKIKGWMERVKEAGGNLTNGYWGEKAPGEVQEVVIKEPEKQICMTNPRINRMITMEELKAHSGEEEPWFVVKGEVYDGTPYLSGHPGGAASIFGAAGQDATEEFMAIHSENAKAMLPAYHIGTLDEESRAILSGDATKTSDDANREVFLQPKTWSKAILDKKTSISPDTKIFSFKLNHEGQKIGLPTGQHLMMRLRDPATREAIIRSYTPYSDGSDCGRLDILIKIYYDTPQRKGGVMTQALDALPIGHWVDFKGPTGKFVYHGNGLCTINDRERRVRRFIMVCGGSGITPIRQVLRAVMHNPNDTTPCLVFNGNRSVDDILCKEELDQLEAANPARCRVVNALSNPPPDWNGLQGFVNQALAPEQMVLPEASGEGDELVLVCGPPPMVKAVEASFLDMGFKSYDFVFF from the exons ATGGagacttcaacaacaacaacaacaaccctcCTACAACAGGGAAAGATACCTGAAAACTCTGAACCTATCCCAGCCCATATACATACCCACAGCCTCCCCCCAACTCCTCCAGGAACAGCAAAGCCATCTCGGATAGGTAGCTATCACGATCTACAAGAACTCTCATCAATCGAATCCCCTTGTCTCGACCATATCAAGCCTTATCCTCTACCTCCAAAATGCTCACCAAAGTCTGTCCTTAAGGAGGATCTCAAAACCCCCGACAACTTTGTTGAGAGAGATCCACGTCTCATTCGTCTAACTGGAGTCCACCCCTTCAACGTTGAGGCACCACTGAGCGACCTATACGATGAAGGTTTCCTAACCAGCGAGAATCTTCACTATGTCCGTAACCACGGACATGTTCCTAggtgtgaagatgatgatatcctcGACTGGGAGTTCGAAATAAGTGGCCTTGTCGAAAACCCCATCAAGATGAACGTACGAGATCTTATCAACGAATACCAGCAATTGACTTATCCAGTGACATTCGTGTGCGCTGGAAACCGCCGTAAGGAGCAGAACATTGTACGGAAGACCAAGGGCTTTTCTTGGGGGGCTGCCGGCCTGTCAACAGCTCTCTGGACCGGTGTTGCCATCGGAGATCTGCTCGCTACAGCAAAGCCCAAGCGCGGGGCCCGGTTTGTTTGCTTCGAGGGAGCAGACAAGTTACCCAATGGCTATTATGGTACatccatcaagctcaactggTGCATGGATCCCAACAGAGGTGTTATGGTGGCTCACAAGATGAACGGCAAGACCTTACATCCAGACCACGGCAAGCCTGTTCGTATAGTCATTCCTGGGCAAATAGGCGGCCGAAGCATTAAgtggctcaagaagattacTGTCACACAAGAGCCTAGCGACAACTGGTACCACATCTATGACAACCGAGTCCTACCCACCATGATCTCGCCTGAAGAGAGTGCAAATTTGCCCGAGGTCTGGAAGGATGAGAAGTATGCCATTTACGACCTTAGCACTAACAGTGCCATTTGCTACCCTGCCCATGAAGAGAAGGTCCCGTTCACGGGCGCTCCGGCAAGTTATAAGGTGCGAGGTTATGCCTACGGTGGTGGCGGAAGACGCATCACACGAGTCGAAGTTACCCTTGACAAAGGTAGATCTTGGAGACTCGCAAACATCCGATACCCCGAGGATGACTATCGCAACGCCCCTGAGGGTGATACCCTCTACGGGGGCCGTGTCGACATGTGGTGGCGTGAGACATCATTCTGCTGGTGCTTCTGGGATCTTGACATTCCTCTGGATGAGTTAAAGAGTGCAGATGATATAATGATGCGTGCTATGGACGAGTCCATGAACGTACAGCCTCGAGATATGTACTGGAGCGTACTGGGCATGATGAACAACCCATGGTTCCGAATCGTGATCCACAAGGAGGATGATGCACTTCGCTTCGAGCATCCCACTCACGCTACCTTAAAGATCAAGGGCTGGATGGAGCGAGTCAAGGAGGCCGGCGGTAATCTTACCAACGGCTACTGGGGCGAGAAGGCTCCTGGTGAAGTTCAAGAGGTCGTCATAaaggagcctgagaagcAGATCTGCATGACCAACCCTCGGATCAACCGAATGATCACCAtggaagagctcaaggcgcacagtggtgaagaagagccttggTTCGTTGTCAAGGGTGAAGTGTACGATGGCACTCCTTACCTCTCTGGTCACCCCGGCGGTGCAGCATCAATCTTTGGTGCCGCTGGTCAAGATGCTACTGAAGAATTTATGGCCATTC ACAGCGAGAATGCAAAAGCCATGCTGCCTGCATATCATATTGGCACCCTCGATGAAGAATCCCGTGCCATTCTCAGTGGTGATGCTACCAAGACGAGCGATGACGCAAACCGAGAAGTGTTCCTCCAGCCCAAGACATGGAGCAAAGCTATTCTCGATAAAAAgacatccatctcaccaGATACGaagatcttctccttcaagctcaatcACGAAGGCCAGAAGATTGGCCTTCCCACTGGCCAGCATCTTATGATGCGTCTTCGTGACCCTGCCACCCGTGAGGCCATCATCCGCTCATACACACCATACTCCGATGGCTCAGATTGTGGTCGTCTGGATATTCTTATCAAGATCTACTATGATACTCCCCAGCGCAAGGGCGGTGTCATGACACAAGCACTCGATGCCCTTCCTATTGGCCACTGGGTTGACTTCAAGGGGCCTACGGGCAAATTTGTCTACCATGGCAACGGGCTCTGCACAATCAATGACAGAGAACGTCGTGTTCGCCGTTTCATCATGGTCTGCGGTGGTTCTGGAATTACCCCTATCCGCCAAGTACTCCGCGCCGTCATGCACAATCCTAACGACACGACACCATGTCTGGTTTTCAACGGCAACCGGAGTGTTGACGATATTCTCTGTAAGGAAGAGCTCGACCAATTGGAGGCTGCCAACCCTGCAAGATGCCGAGTCGTCAATGCCCTCTCTAACCCCCCACCCGACTGGAATGGCCTCCAGGGTTTTGTGAATCAAGCTCTTGCTCCTGAACAAATGGTTCTACCCGAGGCAAGTGGCGAGGGTGACGAGTTGGTGCTTGTTTGTGGGCCTCCACCGATGGTTAAGGCTGTTGAGGCCTCATTCCTGGACATGGGTTTCAAATCATATGATTTTGTATTCTTCTAA
- a CDS encoding chitin synthase translates to MALLKDWPLQNIIYTSIVGVVLLMACLEWFLWLAAFVYCLIKVFQKAEHWSIHVLCIIVGAAFVLLRVIFLPIMMVTLPLPDTITELWPKEMVSFLQWFAFWTFAILLTVPWLFCIYQVVTNQLGRTKRMKQVLDDVTAPKVVIVMPCYREEPDVLLKAVNSVVECDYPPACIHIFLSFDGDEEDELYLSTIDKLGVSMKMETYPKSIDVTYRSARVTISRFEHGGKRHCQKVTFKLIDRVYEEYLKRNDNLFILFIDSDCILDKVCLQNFVYDMELSPGNSRDMLAMTGVITSTTKKHSIITLLQDMEYIHGQLFERTVESGCGSVTCLPGALTMLRFSAFRRMAKYYFVDKTEQCEDLFDFAKCHLGEDRWLTHLFMIGARKRYQIQMCTSAFCKTEAVQTYRSLVKQRRRWFLGFITNEVCMLTDWRLWKRYPVLILVRFMQNTIRTTALLFFIMVLALITTVKKVDDLPVGFIAVSLGLNWLLMLYFGAKLRRFKIWLYPLMFILNPFYNWLYMVYGIFTAGQRTWGGSRGDAAAADAHTTAREAVEQAEKQGDELNVGPETFKAAHEARRAASNRMSTATTELGRTRSVVRPPDKIDGKFSARQKTASGTYAHPDEIDTSTEDIEMGKATSHEFSKPQECADLGVGTQRRMKLLMDEENVRKYEIAQQMQDRASQI, encoded by the exons ATGGCCCTACTAAAGGACTGGCCATTGCAAAAC ATTATATATACCAGCATAGTCGGCGTCGTGCTTTTGATGGCATGCCTCGAGTGGTTTCTCTGGTTGGCAGCGTTCGTCTATTgcctcatcaaggtcttTCAAAAGGCAGAACATTGGTCCATTCATGTCTTGTGCATCATTGTTGGCGCTGCCTTTGTTCTCCTCCG GGTCATATTCCTCCCAATCATGATGGTGACACTGCCACTTCCGGATACCATTACAGAGCTGTGGCCGAAAGAGATGGTGTCCTTTCTCCAGTGGTTTGCATTCTGGACCTTCGCGATCCTCTTGACAGTGCCATGGTTGTTCTGTATCTATCAAGTCGTGACAAATCAACTCGGTCGAACGAAGCGTATGAAACAGGTGCTCGATGATGTTACTGCGCCAAAGGTCGTCATAGTCATGCCTTGTTACAGAGAGGAACCCGACGTTCTCCTGAAAGCTGTCAACTCAGTTGTCGAATGCGATTACCCGCCCGCCTGTATCCATATTTTCTTGTCCTTCGAcggggatgaggaggacgaacTGTACCTCAGCACTATTGATAAGCTTGGTGTgtccatgaagatggagacatACCCCAAGAGTATTGATGTCACGTATCGATCTGCACGTGTAACCATTTCACGCTTTGAGCACGGAGGAAAACGTCACTGCCAGAAAGTaaccttcaagctcatcgaccGAGTTTACGAGGAGTATCTCAAGCGGAACGACAATCTGTTCATTCTCTTTATCGACTCCGACTGTATCCTAGACAAGGTATGCCTACAAAACTTTGTCTACGACATGGAGCTCAGCCCTGGCAATTCTAGAGACATGCTAGCTATGACAGGCGTCATTAcctcgacgacgaagaaacaTAGCATCATTACCCTGTTACAAGACATGGAATACATACATGGACAGTTGTTTGAACGAACCGTCGAATCTGGCTGTGGTTCCGTCACTTGTCTGCCGGGAGCCTTGACGATGCTGCGCTTCTCAGCTTTTCGGAGAATGGCCAAATACTATTTTGTAGACAAAACAGAGCAGTGTGAAGACCTGTTCGATTTTGCTAAGTGTCACTTGGGAGAAGACCGCTGGTTAACCCATCTATTCATGATTGGAGCTAGGAAGCGGTACCAGATCCAGATGTGCACATCGGCCTTTTGCAAAACCGAGGCTGTGCAGACATATCGGTCCCTGGTTAAGCAGCGGCGCCGATGGTTTCTAGGCTTCATCACAAACGAGGTCTGTATGTTGACGGACTGGCGCTTGTGGAAGCGCTACCCTGTTCTCATATTGGTCCGTTTTATGCAGAATACCATCCGAACAACAGCATTattgttcttcatcatggttTTGGCCCTGATAACTACAGTTAAGAAAGTGGACGACCTTCCCGTAGGCTTCATTGCCGTCTCTTTGGGGCTAAAttggctgctgatgctgtACTTTGGAGCCAAGCTCCGGCGATTTAAAATCTGGCTCTATCCACTCATGTTTATTCTTAATCCGTTTTACAACTGGCTGTATATGGTTTACGGTATATTCACAGCAGGGCAGCGAACTTGGGGCGGGTCACGAGGCGATGCTGCGGCGGCGGACGCTCACACGacagcaagagaagcagtGGAACAAGCTGAGAAACAGGGAGACGAACTGAACGTGGGCCCCGAGACGTTTAAAGCGGCACACGAAGCACGTAGGGCTGCCTCAAACCGTATGTCGACCGCAACCACCGAACTCGGACGCACTCGAAGCGTGGTGCGACCACCAGACAAGATTGATGGCAAGTTTTCGGCACGTCAGAAGACAGCATCGGGAACATATGCTCATCCAGATGAGATCGATACCAGCACagaggatattgagatggGGAAGGCAACATCTCATGAGTTCTCGAAGCCTCAAGAGTGTGCGGATCTCGGGGTTGGAACACAGCGAAGAATGAAGCTCCTGATGGATGAGGAAAACGTTCGGAAGTACGAGATTGCACAACAAATGCAGGACCGAGCTTCTCAG ATATGA